Proteins encoded by one window of Halomonas sp. SH5A2:
- a CDS encoding sodium:solute symporter family protein — translation MSQFAINLLFVGASFALYIGIAIWARAGSTKDFYVAGGGVHPVTNGMATAADWMSAASFISMAGLLASGGYANSTFLMGWTGGYVILAMLLAPYLRKFGKFTVPDFIGDRFYSNTARLVAVICLIVASVTYVIGQMTGAGVAFSRFLEVPNTAGIWIAAAIVFLYAVFGGMKGITYTQVAQYVVLIIAYTIPAVFIAMQLTGNPIPMFGMFSTHTESGLPLLEKLDDVVNALGFRDYTADVDNKLNMVLFTLSLMVGTAGLPHVIIRFFTVPKVADARWSAGWALVFIALLYLTAPAVGSMARLNLATTVYPEMAGQVEDYDAAAEQALVYEDRPNWIRTWEETGLINFDDKNNDGRIQVYNDSNEEYAEVAESRGWEGSELTVNNDILVLANPEIANLPGWVIGLIAAGGIAAALSTAAGLLLAISSAISHDLIKTMINPKITEKGEMLAARISMAGAILVATYLGLNPPGFAAQTVALAFGIAGASLFPALMMGIFSKKMNNSGAVAGMLAGLGCTLLYIFTYLGWLFIPDTNMLANTPDNWLFGISPLSFGAVGAMINFAVAFLVCKVTNEPPQEIQDLVESVRYPKGAGVAVDH, via the coding sequence ATGAGCCAATTTGCAATCAACCTGCTCTTCGTAGGTGCCTCCTTTGCCTTGTATATAGGCATTGCCATCTGGGCACGCGCAGGGTCGACAAAAGACTTCTATGTCGCTGGGGGCGGCGTCCACCCGGTCACCAACGGGATGGCAACCGCCGCGGACTGGATGTCAGCGGCATCCTTTATTTCAATGGCTGGCCTTTTGGCCTCTGGTGGTTACGCCAACTCTACCTTCCTGATGGGCTGGACCGGCGGCTACGTTATTCTCGCCATGCTGCTTGCCCCTTACCTGCGTAAGTTCGGCAAGTTCACGGTGCCCGACTTCATCGGCGACCGGTTCTACAGCAACACGGCGCGTCTGGTGGCGGTTATCTGTTTGATCGTGGCCTCGGTGACTTACGTTATCGGTCAGATGACCGGGGCAGGCGTGGCCTTCTCACGCTTTCTGGAAGTTCCCAATACCGCTGGCATCTGGATCGCCGCGGCGATTGTCTTCCTGTATGCCGTTTTCGGCGGCATGAAGGGCATCACCTATACTCAGGTGGCGCAATACGTCGTCCTGATCATTGCCTATACCATCCCGGCGGTATTCATTGCCATGCAGTTGACCGGCAACCCCATCCCGATGTTTGGCATGTTCAGCACGCATACCGAATCGGGTCTTCCGCTGCTGGAGAAACTCGATGACGTCGTGAACGCACTGGGCTTCCGAGACTACACGGCTGATGTCGACAACAAGCTCAACATGGTGTTGTTTACCCTGTCGCTGATGGTCGGTACTGCGGGTCTGCCCCACGTCATCATTCGCTTTTTCACCGTACCCAAAGTCGCTGACGCACGCTGGTCGGCAGGCTGGGCGCTGGTGTTCATCGCGCTACTTTACCTCACCGCACCAGCGGTTGGCTCCATGGCGCGCTTAAACCTCGCCACAACGGTCTACCCAGAAATGGCGGGGCAAGTAGAAGATTATGACGCTGCTGCGGAACAGGCACTTGTCTACGAAGATCGCCCTAACTGGATCCGCACTTGGGAAGAAACCGGCCTCATCAACTTTGATGACAAGAACAACGATGGTCGCATTCAGGTCTACAACGATAGCAATGAGGAATACGCCGAGGTTGCTGAGTCGCGTGGCTGGGAAGGTAGTGAGCTGACCGTCAATAACGACATTCTGGTACTCGCAAACCCCGAAATTGCCAATCTGCCCGGCTGGGTCATTGGCTTGATTGCAGCAGGTGGTATCGCGGCGGCGCTATCGACGGCAGCCGGTCTTCTGCTCGCGATCTCGTCGGCCATCAGCCACGATTTGATCAAGACCATGATCAACCCCAAAATCACCGAGAAAGGTGAGATGTTGGCAGCGCGGATCTCTATGGCGGGCGCCATTCTGGTCGCAACGTATCTTGGCCTTAACCCACCCGGGTTTGCCGCGCAAACGGTGGCCTTGGCCTTCGGTATCGCGGGTGCCTCGCTGTTCCCCGCGCTGATGATGGGCATCTTCTCCAAGAAGATGAACAACTCAGGCGCCGTTGCCGGTATGCTGGCTGGCCTGGGCTGCACCCTGCTGTACATCTTCACCTACCTGGGCTGGCTGTTCATCCCGGACACCAACATGCTGGCCAACACGCCAGATAACTGGTTGTTCGGTATCTCGCCGCTGTCCTTCGGTGCGGTCGGTGCAATGATCAACTTCGCCGTGGCCTTCCTGGTCTGCAAGGTGACCAACGAGCCGCCGCAGGAGATTCAGGACCTGGTCGAAAGCGTTCGCTACCCGAAAGGCGCTGGCGTTGCCGTTGATCATTAA
- a CDS encoding DUF4212 domain-containing protein, whose protein sequence is MADDKSNAAEYWKANVRTIIGCLAVWAFVSYGCAILFRPLLASIPVGGTDLGFWFAQQGSILTFIVLIFFYAWKMNKLDEKFGLGE, encoded by the coding sequence ATGGCAGACGACAAATCCAATGCTGCTGAATACTGGAAAGCCAACGTCCGTACCATTATTGGATGTTTGGCGGTCTGGGCATTCGTATCATACGGCTGCGCTATTCTCTTTCGCCCGCTGCTGGCCTCAATCCCTGTCGGTGGTACCGATCTGGGCTTCTGGTTTGCTCAGCAAGGGTCAATTCTCACCTTCATCGTCTTGATCTTTTTCTATGCCTGGAAAATGAACAAGCTCGACGAAAAATTTGGCCTAGGGGAGTAA